The genomic stretch TTACAGCGCCGACGAGGTCGAGTTGCTGGTCCGGCACCACGCCCGCCTGCAGGCGATGTATCTGGCCGAACTCGACAGGCTGAGTGGCGCGGACGCCGACGGCCCGGCGATCACGCCGGGCCGTACTGCGGATCAGTGATCAGGGAAGGTCGATCGGGCGCAGGACGCGGTCGATGCCGTGGGCGATCTGACGGTTGCCCTTGTTGATGTCGAAGCGGTTGACGCGCGGGTTGCGGTCGGTGCGGTCGGCGTCGATCAGCGCGATCCGCTTGTGCCAGCGCGGCCCGTACACGTCAACTTTGATCTTCGAGCCGGCCGCGGTCGCCAGCTTCGCTTTGTCGGACTTGAGGGCCGCCTTCTTGGTGACGGTGGCACCCGGAACGACGTGGTAGAGCAGCACCGACTCGACGGTGTCGATGCCGAGACCGGCCACCGCGGTGAACGCCTTCTTCTCGCCCGGCAGCCTCTTGGACTTGGTGATGTCCTTGACGAGCAGCTGGAACGCGCGGTCGTTGGGGAGGAAGGCGGTCAGGGCGGTCTTGCCGTCGGCGAGCACGGCGACCTTGCTCTTCGGCTTGGCCTTGAGCACGGCCTGCACGGCGGCCGTCAGGATGTCGTAGTCATGACCGTTGTGGTCGAAGCCGCTCTTGTCGGCGGTGAGCACCGCGGCGAGAGACTTGGTCTTGAGCGGCTTCTTGCCGGCGGCCTGCGCGGGCGCGGCACCCAAGGCGGAGGCGACGAGCGCGGCTGTGACGACAGCGGCGGCCTGCTTGCCGAGACGGTTGAACCTCATCTTCGAGCCTCTTTCCGATCTGTACGGGGTGTGGCTCCGACAGCCACACCCGTACTTCGCTCGGCCCGCCCGGGATGGATGCAGTTCTCCGTGAGTGTCGCAGGTCACCCTGCAGTCGGCCTGGCAACCCGGGTGGATGAAACGGGGCGAAAGCCCATAAATAGGTGCTTAAGCAGATCTTACGGTGCTGTGGTGACTACCAATCAGGATCGTCGCGCCGGATGGTCTGTCGCTGTGGCCCTGGTGGGGCTGCTTGCGTTCACCGCCACCGCCGCGCACGCCCAACCGCGAACCACCTCCGCCGGGCAGGCCGACACCGCCCGCTCCCGCAGCGTCGTCCCGGGGGCGTCCGGCCAGATCGCCGTACGCCCGGACGGAAAAGTCTTCGCCACCGTGAGCAAGGAAACCGTCCGGCAGTGGAAGACGGCGAACGGTCACCGGGGCGGGCCCGTGCTCGCCGTCGACGCCGGGCCGATCAACTCCATCGCCTACAGCGCCGACGGGCAACTGCTGGCGGTGGCGGGCAACCGCGAAGTGTCGCTGTGGGACCCCACCACGGGGCAGCAGGCCCGGCCGCCGCTGACCGAGCACACCGGGCCGGTGCGGTCGGTGGCCTTCAGCCCGGCCGGGCTGCTGATGGCCACGGCCAGTGACGACGGATCCGTGCGGGTGTGGGACGCCACCACCGGGGACCTGCTGCGCACGCTGACCGGACACCCCGGCGGGGTACGGTTCGTCGTGTTCAGCCCGGACGGCGAGCGCCTGGCCAGTGCCGGCGCCGGCGACGACAACACCGTACGGCTGTGGTGGGCCGGCACCGGCCTGCCCATCGGCTCGCCGCTGCGGGTCACCCCGGGCCCGGTGTACGCCGTGACCTTCAACCCCACCGGGCGGCTCCTGGCAGCGTCCGGCGGCGGGAGGACCGTACGGGTATGGAACGCGGCCACCGGTGCGCCCGTGGGTAAATCCCTCACCAGCAGCACCGCGCCCGTGTACGCCCTCACCTACAGCCGCGGCGGCAGGATGCTGGCCACCTCGTCGGGCGGGAACAACACCGTGCAGCTGTGGAACATGGCGACCCGTAAGGCGGCCACCGAGCCCCTCACCGGGCACACCGGCCCCGTACGGGCGATGCGGTTCGACCCGAGCGGAAAACTGCTGGTCACCGGCAGTGACGACGGGTCCGTACGGGTGTGGAACGCCACCACCGGAAACCAGAAGGGCAAGGCGCTGCTCGGGCACACCGGTGCGGTCTGGGCGGTTCGTGTCACGCCGGACGGCAAACGCCTGATCTCGGCCGGCGCCGACAACAAGGCCCGGATCTGGCGGATCAAAGCCAAACCGGCGGCCTGACCTGGGAGCCCGCGCGCTGTTTCCCCGCAGCGCGCGGGCAGCTTCCCGGCCACGTTGATAGGTTGCCTGCGTGGGTCATGTCCGGGCAGCGCTCTACCTCGACTTCGACAACGTGTTCGGCGGGCTCTATCGGCTTGACCCGGAAGCGGCTGTCCAGTTCGCCAGCGACCCGGGCGGCTGGCTGCGCCGGATGTCCGTGACGGCCACGTCCGAGGCGCCCCGGCGGTGGCTGGTGCTGCGCTGCTACCTCAACCCGGCGGGCTGGGTGCACCACACCGACGCGGCCGGCGAGCAGACCCGGCTGTTCTTCTCCAAGTTCCGGCCGTGGTTCGTGCGGGCCGGTTTCGACGTGATCGACTGCCCGCGCTACAGCGGCACGAAAAACGCGGCCGACATCCGCATCGTGGTGGACGCCGTCGACGCGTTGTCCGCCGACACCCGGTACGACGAATTCGTCATCGCGTCCGGTGACTCCGACATGACACCCCTGTTGCAGCGGCTGCGGCGCTCCGACCGCCGTACGATGATCGTCTCGCCGGCCGACGCAGCCGAGGCGTTCACGTCGATCGCCGATCACGTGCTCGACAGCCAGCAACTGCTGGAGCTGGTGCAGGGCGAACCGGTCGAGCTGGACGAGGAGTTCCCGGTCGACACCGCGCAGGGCGGGGAGGCGTACGAGACGTTCCGTGAGGTGGTGTCGGCCGAGTACACCGCCGCCACCGAGCCGCTGAACATGGCGTCCCTGGCCGCCCGGGTGCGAACCCAGCTCGGGCAGTCGATCACCGACAGCAACTGGTTCGGGTTCGGCAGCTTCGCCCGCGCGGTGGCCGGTCTCAAACTGCCCGAACTGCGCATGTCACAGCTCTTCCTGTGGGACGAGACCCGCCACGACGCCCCCGAACCGGGCGCGACCACGGTGCAGGGTCCCGCCCAGCCCGAACCCGTCGAGCGTCTGGCCGCGCAGCTCGACCTGCCACGGCTGCCCCAGAAGTGGTGGCCGGCGATCTACGAGACGCTGGCGGCGTACGTGGAGTCGCACCGCTTCAACCTGACCCAGTGCACGAGCTGGTCCCGTGATCGGCTGCGTGACCAGGGAGTTCCGGTGAGCCGGGGAGCGGTCGCCTTCGTCGTACGCGGCTCGGCGTTCGGGGGCTGCCCGCTGTTCCGCCTGCCCCCGCCCACGGCGGCCGAGATCGGGGCGGCCTTCGTCGACAACGTGCTCAGCCGCGCCGAGTCCATCGACATGACCTTCACCGACGAGGAAAGCACCACCGTACGGGGATGGCTCCTCGACAAATAGCACTTGGCCATCGTGACCTAAGAACGAAGCCAGGGTTCAATCACGGCGACGGGCGCGAGGGGCAGGGCGGCGATCGGTCGCTCGACGGCATCGATCTGATACCCGTCGTCCTCTTCGTAGATGCGCGCTCGTGTGCGTGCGCCGTGAGGATCCACCAGCCAGAACGCACTGGGCGGAAGCGGGATCTCTTTGTAGGCCACGACAGTCTTCAGCCGAGCGGCGAGAAATGCCACAGCGACTGTCGTCGGCGGCGTCTTCACGACCGCATCCGTGAAATAGATGTCGAGGTGCCAGGAGAGGTCGCCGATCAGCGGCGTCACGGTGCAGCTGACCGGCGCGGCCCAGTTGCGGTCATCCTGCCCGTCGTCGCCGATGTCGACCTCGCTTTCCGTGAGGTCGGTCAGGGCGGCGGCGAGTACTTCCCGGTTCAGCGCGCCGACCAGGTAGAAGATGTAGCCGTCGTTCACCACGTCTTCGCCCAGTCGGGTGGCGGGACGACCTTGAGGCCCGGCTCGCCGGGGATGGGCTCCAGCGCGTACAGGATGGTCAGGTCGTCGTTGTCGGGGTCCGTCATCACGCGGCCGAAGCTTCCGTCGGCGGCGACCAGGAACCAGTAGTCGGGTGCCGGGCTGCCCTCGTCGAGCAGCGCACGGGTGCGAGCGATCCGGCAGACGGCCTGGGCCAGCTCGAGCGGCGTCGCGCGGGTCAGCTCCTGAAGCTTCTCGCCGGCGGACAGCTCGTGACCGAATGGACCGTCCGCGGGGGTGATGAGGGCGACCGGCTGAGGGCCGGGGTGCGAGCTGAGTCGCTCGTAAGGACCTATGTAGACCAGCTCGGGCGTGATGTTGTAAACCGTGTGCAGCGCCTGGCGCAGCGCTTCGGCAGGGGTGCTGCTGTCGAAGTAGATGCCGTACGTCATGCGCCACCTCGGTAGTTCTTGTGGTGTTGGAAGACCTCGAGGGCTATTGTCCAGTCCGCCTCGCTCACGCTCGGATCTCGGCGTAAGGCTTCGCGGGTCGCGGCGATGTCCCCGTCGTTGCCGATCAAGTTCTTGAGGACCTTGTACGGGGAACGTTCGAGCCGGACGAAGCCCGGTCCTTCGATCGGGAAGGTCGTCCCCCCGGGCTCGACACCGTAGGTGCGGCCGTTGACCCGATATTGGTTGGTCACCGAATCCCACGTGCCGCGGCCCGCGGAGATGTCCGCCAGGTCGCCGGCGACATCGGTGCCGGGAAGCACGATGGTGTTCTTGTCCTTGCTGCGGCTGTTGAGCTTGACGCTGTTGAGGTTGTGGCGCAGCGCGTTGGGCGGTCGCAGCGGAGTGGTGGCCGCCGGCCCGCCCACCGCACCTGATCCGCCGACATTCGCCCGCGCTCGCGCGCCGAGGTGGCCGTCCTGGGCTTTGCCTGTTACCTGGGCCTGGGCGGCCGCGATGCTGGGGGCGTCACCGCCGTCGGGGCCGCCTGTGGTGTGGCGGCGGGGTGGGGGTGGGTCGCCGCCGTCGCCGCCGCCCGGGGAGTGGGGGCGGGGCCGGGCCGGCATCGCGGGTCCTCCGTGGAGTCGTGGGCGGTCCAGCGTCAGGTTAGCGAGCCCTGTCCAGCGTCAATGTCTAAAGTTTGTTTACAAAAACTATTGACCGGACCTGGCGACATTTGCTTTTGTCGATGTATCGCGCGCGCCCTCTGTCCCGGCGCTCGAAAGGTTCCGCCATGAAGAGAAGACGTCTGGTGACGCTGCTGGCTGCGCTCGCCCTGGGTGTGGTCGGCGCGGTAGCGCCGATGACGGCATCCCAAGCGGCCGCCGCGTGCGTGACCCCCTACAACAACAGCGCCGTCTACACCGGCGGCATGACCGCGTCGTACAACGGCCGCAACTGGACCGCCAAGTGGTGGACCCAGGGTGAGGCGCCGAGCACCGGCGGCTCGAACGTCTGGCAGGACAACGGCGCCTGTGACGGCAACAGCGGCGGTGGCGGCGGCACCCCCAACTGCAACTACCCGAACTGGGTGGCCGGGCAGTACTACGCCGCGGGCGCGATCGTCCGCTACACCAACGGGCAGTACTACCAGGCCAGTCACGAGAACCCGGGGTACGACCCGGTCATCAGCACCTGGTACTGGTCGCCCTACACCTGCAGCGGCGGCGGTGGTGGCGGCAACAACGGCGGCGGGTTCGTGGTCAGCGAGGCCCAGTTCAACTCGATGTTCCCGGGGCGGAACGGCTTCTACACGTACGCCGGCCTGGTCGACGCCATGCGGAAGTTCCCCGCCTTCGCCACGTCGGGCAGCGACACCGTCAAGAAGCAGGAGGCCGCGGCCTTCCTGGCCAACGTCGGGCACGAGACCGGCGGCCTGGTCTACATCGACGAGATCAACCAGGCCAACTGGCCGCACTACTGCGACTGGTCCCAGCCGTACGGGTGCCCGGCCGGTCAGTCGGCGTACCACGGTCGCGGGCCGATCCAGCTGAGCTGGAACTTCAACTATTACGCGGCGGGCAACGCGCTCGGCGTCGACCTGCTCAACAACCCGAACCTGGTCGCCACGAACTCGTCGATCTCGTGGCAGACCGGCCTCTGGTACTGGATGACCGGCACCGGCGCCGCTGGCACCACCTCGCACAACGCGATGGTCAACGGCAACGGGTTCGGCACCACGATCCGCGCCATCAACAGCATCGAGTGCAACGGCGCCAACCCGGCCCAGGTGCAGAGCCGGGTCAACAATTACACCCGGTTCGCCGGCCTCCTCGGCGTTCCCACGGGCGGCAACCTGACCTGCTGACCACCCCCGGATGGACGGTGCCGCCGGTAGTTCCGGGCCGGCGGCGCTCGCCCTTTTCTGACGTTTCGCGGTCATCCGGCGTCGCGGCTCGACCGGCGCGAGCGAGGCCGCCGAGAGAGCATCACCGGGGTGGCGCAGGCGGCCTGCCAGGTGACCTCGGGCGCCACCGAGACCCAGCAGACCGCCTCCGAGTTGGCGCGGACGGCCGCCGACCTGCAGGGCACGGTGGCGACGTGCCGTCTCAGCTGAGGATGTGCACGAGGCCGACCACGGTGGCCACCACGACGGCGGCCCGGAGCAGCCAGAAGGCGTGGTCGACGAGGAGCCGCAGGACCGGGACGGCGGTGGTCAGCACCGCGGCCAGGGTCAGGGCGCAGGCGGAGGAGTAGACGGTCAGTTCGGTGCGGGTGGCTTCCGCCGCGGGGACCGCCTCGGCGGTGGCGGCGAAGACGAGCAGGGCGATCGCGAACATCAGGCACCGAGCCAGGTCCCGACGCGGGTCGGGGCGGCGCCTGCGGGTGGCGGTCGGGTGAGTTCGGCCGGCTGTCAGTCGAGAGACCTCTAGGTTCATCTCGCGCCCCCTGAACTTCAGGAAACTTCAATGAAGGCCAGGCTATGTCAGAGGCGTGACGTGAATCCCCGTTCAATCACGTTCTCGGCACAGTTTGTACGGCGGGGAATTTCCCGTAGCGCAACGTTGTGGTCTGGATCTAAACTTCGGCGGCGTTCCCTGAAGTTCAGTGAAGGGTGCGACCTCATGGAATCGGCAGAGCGGCCCGAAACACGTCTGGCGCGACGTCTGCGTGCGCTCCGCCATCAGCACTGGCCCGGCCTACGCATCACCCAGCAGCAGGTGGCCGAGGCGCTGGGCGGCGGGGCCCCGTTGAGCCTGTCGCTCATCTCGTCGTGGGAGTCCACCCACAAGCCGGTCGTGCCCCCGGTGCACCGCCTCGCGCAGTACGCGTTGTTCTTCGCCAGCCGCCGGACGGTCGAGTCGAAGCCGGCCCGGCTGCTCGACGAGCATGCGCTCACCGAGGAGGAACGGGTCATGCGCGAGGGCCTGCACACCGAGCTGCTCAGTCTGCGGTCCTTCGACGACGCTCCCGACGAGGCCGGGGCGTACGGCTCCCGCCAGGTCACGCTGGCCGGCCCGGGCGACGACACGATCGGCGGCGGCACGTGGTTCTTCCCCGATCAGCGGCCCATCATCATCGTCGGCGGCAGCCTGCCGAAACGATTCCGGGAACGCATGCCCTATACGGATGTGAAGGACCCTGACTACGTACGGTCATTCAGTCTCGCCGATTTGGATGCGCTCATCGAGCTCCATGGACATATCCGGGCCGTGAATCCGGCCGCTGAGGTGCGCATTCTCAAGTCCGAGGAGATGGGCGAGGACGACTTCACGTCGCACCTTGTGCTGATCGGCGGGGTCGACTTCAACTCCGTCAATCGTGACGTCACACAGCGGCTTGACCTGCCGATTCGTCAGCAGATGCGTCCCAGCGACTCCGATTCGGGCTTTTTCTCGGCGGCCGACGGAACAACCTTCGAACCGGTCCTCGATCAGGGGAACGGCAGTCTCATCGAAGATGTCGCCTATTTCTTTCGGGGAAAAAGCCCGTACAATGCTCGCCGGACCGTAACGTTGTGTAATGGGCAATACGGTCGCGGAACCTATGGCGCGGTTCGTGCGTTGACCGACGCGAGGTTTCGGGACCGGAACGAAGAGTTTGTCCGGAATCGTTTCTCGGGCGCGCAGGCCTTCAGCATCCTGATGCGGGTCCGGATCAATCCGAACGGAGCTGCGGTGACGCCCGACTGGACCCAGGCGGAGAACCGGCTGCACGAGTGGCCGGCCGACGGTGAGGCGTGAGCGAGGGCGCCCATCATCTGTCGCACCGGGGCCTGATCAGTTCGTCGGCCCCGGGCGACCTCGGGGCACCCGTCGACGCGATCATCGTGCCGAGCGCCCGCTACGAGGTGTCGCTGCGTGAGGCGGCCCGGCTGGCCGCCGAGCTGAAGTGCGTGCTGCTGGTCCTCTCCAGCAAGAGCTCCAAGGCGCGGGACGTCGCCGATTTCCTGCGGGACGTCGAGGCCGAGGTCATCGCCGTCGACTTCCCCGAGGAACCGGTGGCCAAGCTGCCGGTGCTCGAGACCTCCACCATCCTCAACAAGTCACGGTTGCGACGGCGTACGGACACGAGCGCCAAGAGGAACCTGGGGCTGGTGTTCGCCCGGATGGCCGGCTGGAAGCGTGTGGTCTTCCTCGACGACGACATCGTGGTGCCCGATGCCAACGACCTCCGCCGCGCGGTCGCCCTGCTCGGCGCCTGCGACGCCGTGGGCCTGCGCATCGACGGCTTCCCCGACAACTCCGTGGTCTGTCACGCCAACAGGGACACGGGCGCCCTGCAAGACACGTTTCTCGGTGGTGGGGCGATGGCGGTGGCGGCGGATCGCATCGACTCGTTCTTCCCCGAGATCTACAACGAGGACTGGTTCTTCCTCGTCGACGACACGACGCTGCGACCGGTCGGCCAGGCGGGCCTGGCCCTGCAGAAGGCCTACGACCCGTACGCGAATCCGGAGCGGGCACGCGACGAGGAGTTCGGCGATGTGCTGGCCGAAGGGCTTTTCGCGCTGTTCGACGACGGCGGCAAGATCGGCGATGCGACCCTGGGCTACTGGAAGGGCTTCCTGGAAGCCCGTCTCGCGTTGATCAACACGATCAAGCAGCGGTGCGGAACCGACCCGGACCGCGAACCGATGCGGACATCGCTCGTCGCGGCAAGCGGCCGGCTGCAGATCATCACCCCGAAGGACTGCGTCGTCTACATCGGAGCGTGGCAGCGCGACCGCGAGGCCTGGCGACGGTTCATCCGCGGCATCCGGCCGATCCGCCGGACGGACGACCCGATCGCGGAGGCGCTCAAACGGCTCAAGCTGGAGCGGGTCAGTCCGTCGGATCAGCCCCCGTCAACGCCGGCGCCAGGAGGGCGACGAGCAGTGCTAACGGGAGCAGGGTGAGCATCGCGGCGCCCAGCCCGGTGGCGTGGGCCAGCCACCCGATGCCCAGCGGTCCGAAGACGCTGGCGCTGTAGCCGACCGCGGTCATCCCGGCGACCGCTGACGACGTCGCCGCGTCACCGGCCGCGCTCAGGGCAGCCGGGAACACCCAGCAGATGCCGACGCCCCAGCCCAGCGCGCCGATGAAGGCCCACGGTCCGGCATCCGCGAACACCACCAGGACGATGCTGATGCCCGCGGCGATCGCCCCGGTCCGGACGACCCCGGTCGCCCCGATGTGGCGATGTGGGCGCTCGGCGAAGAGCCGCCCGGCCGCCATGGCCGTGACGAACAAGGTGTAGCCGAGGGCGGCGCCGGTGTGGGACAGGCCGCGCTCCTGGTTGAGGAACACGGCGAGCCAGTCGCCGGCCGCGCCCTCGACGATCGCACCACAAAAGATCAGCACCCCGATCGGCAGGAGTCGCCGCAAGGGCCACCGCTGCCGGGTTCGCGGCTCCTCTAGGCGACCGACCACATCCTCGCCGAACGAGCGGAGGCTGAGCGCGCACAGCACAGCCGCGAGCGTGGCGGCCACGGCCAGATGCGGCAGCAGCGGGACGGAGAAACGGGCAGCCGCGAGGCCCAGCCCCGCGCCGGTCATGGAGCCGACGCTCCACCAGCCGTGGAAACGGCTCATCAGGTGTTTGTCGAGGCGGGTCTCGACGGCGTGGCCCTGCACGTTCATGCCGGCGTCCCAGGCGCCACTGCCGATACCCATGACCAGCAGCGTCATGGCCAGCACGGGGGTGGACCGGCTGAGCGCGATCGCGAGCAGCGACACCAGCGTGACGGCGAACCCGAAGGCGAGCACCCGGCGGCTGCCGAAGCGATCGCAGGCCGCGCCGGTGAGCAGCATGGCGGTCAGGGTGCCGAGGCCGAGCATCACGAGCGCGGCGCCGAAGCGTACGAAATTGGCCTGGGTCTGCTCGAGAACCGGCGGCAGCCTGGACATCCAGGACGCCTGTGTGGCGCCGCTGAGGGCAAACACCAGACTCACGCCACGAGCGGCCCGCACCAGTCACCCCCGTCGATGACTCTAACGGGGGCTACTACAAGTCGCTGATCACGCGAGTGCGCAGAGTCACCCGGCTGCGGTCGAAGCCCTCGACCACGTGGCGTCCGCCTGGAGCAGCCGCAGGGCGGCCTGGTCGGGGGAGCCGGCCGGGGCGGTGTAGACGAACAGCGTCTGCTCGGCGTCGTCGGGCAGCGTGAGGGCCTGATAGGTGATGGTGAGGCGGCCCACGATCGGGTGGTGGAAGCGCTTCGTCCCGCTGGTGCGGGCCAGGACCTGGTGATCGGCCCACCAGCGGCGGAACTCCTCGCTGCGTACGGACAACTCGCCGACCAGGGCGGACAGGTCGGGGTCGTCGGGGTGGCGGCCGGCGTCGACCCGCAGGGTGGCCACGGTCTCGGCGGCGATGACGGCCCAGTCGGGGTGCAGGTCGCGGGCGTTCTCGTCGAGGAAGATGAACCGCGCGTAGTTGCGCTCACGAGCCGGCAGGGCGTTGAAGTCGCAGATCAGTGCCCGGGCGGCGTGGTTGATCGCCAGCACGTCCATCCGGCGGCCCACGATGAAGGCGGGCGCGCCGGCGTCGTCGAAGGTTTCGAGCAACTGGTACGTGGCCGGGGCGACCCGCTGCGGACGGCGCTGCGGGCGGCGGCGTGCCTCCCGCGGCCGCGCGAGGTCGAACAGGTGGGCCCGCTCGGTGTCGTCGAGGCGCAGCGCGCGGGCCAACGCGTCGAGCACGGCCTCGGACGGATTGAGGTTGCGACCCTGCTCAAGGCGTACGTAGTAATCGACGCTCACGCCGGCCAGCGCGGCCAGCTCCTCGCGCCGCAGCCCGGGCACGCGGCGAGCGCCGGCCGTGCCACCCAGGCCGAACTCCTCGGGCCGCAGCCGGGCGCGGCGCGAGCGGAGGAACTCCTTGAGGTCCGCGTTGTGGGTCACGTCCACCAGTATCGACGCGGCCGGTCCGGCGCCGGGAGCCGAACCTGGTACTGCCGTTCCTAGGGTGGCCCTGGCCTGTTACGGCCGCTCACGGGCCCCTTCCGGCGGGTCTGATGTAAAGGACTTCGAAACGAGAGAGGTTCTGCCATGAGCATGATCCGTTCCGCCCAGGTCACCGAGCCGGGCGCCCCGTTCCGCATCGTCGAGTCGGACCGGCCCGAGCCCGGCCGCGGCCAGGTGCGGGTCGCCGTCGAGGCCTGCGGGGTCTGCCGCACCGACGCGGCCTTCGTCAACGCCGCCTTCCCGGTGTCGTTCCCGCTGGTCACCGGCCACGAGATCGCCGGGCGGGTGGACGCCGTGGGCGAGGACGTCACCACATGGCAGCCCGGCGACCGGGTGGCGGTCGGCTGGTTCGGCGGGCACTGCGGCGTCTGCGACCCCTGCCGTTCGGGCGACCTCATCCACTGTGCACGCCTGCAGGTGCCCGGCTGGGCCTACCCCGGCGGCTACGCGGACGCGCTGGTGGTTCCCGCCAACGCCCTGGCCCGCATCCCCGACGCCATCACCGCGGTCGAGGCGGCGCCGATGGGATGTGCCGGTGTCGCCACGTTCAACTCGCTGCGCAACAGCGCGGCCCGTCCCGGTGAGCTGGTCGCCGTGCTGGGCCTGGGCGGTCTCGGGCACCTCGGGGTGCAGTTCGCGGCCAAGCTCGGCTTCGAGACCGTGGCGATCGCCCGCGGCGACCACCGGGAAGCGGACGCGAAAGAGCTCGGCGCGCACCACTACATCGACAGCGCGGCCGGTGACGTGGCGCAGCGTCTGCAGCAGCTCGGCGGGGCCTCGGTCGTGCTGGCCACCGCCGGCAGCTCGGCCGCGATGAGCGCCACGATCGACGGGCTGACCCCGAACGGGCAGCTCGTGGTGGTCGGCGCGGACCCGGCCCCGATCGAGGTCAGCCCGTTCCAAATCATCGCAACCAGCCGTACGGTGCACGGCCACCCGTCCGGCACCGCGCGGGATGTCGAGGAGACCCTGCGGTTCGCGGCCCTCACGGGCATCCGCCCCCGTACGGAGACGATGCCGCTGACCGACGTGCAGGCGGCGTACGACCGCATGCTCGCCGGCGACGCGCACTATCGCGTGGTGCTCACCCCCGGCCGGTGACCTCGGCTACCAGGCGACGACGCCCTGCGTGGCCGGCTGCAGAGTGCCGACCTGGAGCGACTTCATGGTGATGTTGTGCTTCTCGGGCGCCGGGAAACCGACCAGGTCGGCCGCCGGGCCGTCGGTCGACGCCTGCAGGTTGAACGAGAGCGAGTTGCCGGCGCTGCAGTTCACGTCGTCCTTGTCGCAGGGCACCCACTTGATGCCCTCGAACGCGCTGGTCCCCGGCTTGAGCACGATCGGGGCGGCCGAGCCGGGCTGGTTGACCTGCGTGACCGGCACGTCGGCAACCTCGTCGGCCGCGTTGCGCAGCGAGATCGAGGCCCGTCCTTCGACGGTGCAATTCGTGGCCGACCTGTTGGTGACGGCGACCAGCCCACGCTGGGCGCCGTCACCCTGGCTGGGCTGCAAGGAGACCTCGACCGTCACGTCCTCGTTGGTGCAGTTCCGCGTGGTGGCTGCCTTGGTGGGTGCCTTGGTCGGTGCGTTCCCCGCCTCCCCGCCCGTGTCGGCGCTGGTGGGTGCGGGTCCGGCCGGTGCGCTGGTGGCGGCGTCGAAGGGCGCGGGCGCCGCCTTGTCACCGTCGACCGAGCAGGCCTGCATTCCGAGGGTCAGACCCGCGAAGGCAGCCCCGAGGACGACGATCCGGAAAGAACGCGCTGGCATGGGTTACTCCTTCATCGCTCTGGCGTGTCGGTCTCCACAGTGGCCCGGCAAGATCCGAACCGGGTTCCCCGTACGCCGGAGTGGCATGAAAACAGGAGCACTGAGCTAGCGCGTGATCACCGTGCGGGTGGCCCCACCCGGCTGAGCGATCAGCTTGGGGACGTCGCTGTCGGGGATGCCGTGCAGGTCGAGTCCGGTGCGGGCCAGGTCGAACGAGGCGCCGATGGAACGGCCGAACGCGAGGCCCTGATAGAACCCCGCGGCGAACTTGATCGCCGACTTGTCCAGCACACCCCGGCTCATGCCGACCACACCGGGGATGTGTGCGGCGATGGCCCGGGCCTGCGGTTCGGTGAAGCAGGCGTTGAGCACCACGCACTCGACCCCGTCGGCGAGGATCCGGAACAACTCGCGCAGCGCGTCCGGCGGGACGTCATGGGCCAGGCCGCGGTGATCGGTGACCTGAATACCGCGTACGGGATCGCCGTGGCCGCTGAAGTGAACGACCGCCGGCCGGTGGCGCAGCAGGGCGTAGGGGAGGTCGTCCAGGC from Paractinoplanes brasiliensis encodes the following:
- a CDS encoding fasciclin domain-containing protein; translation: MRFNRLGKQAAAVVTAALVASALGAAPAQAAGKKPLKTKSLAAVLTADKSGFDHNGHDYDILTAAVQAVLKAKPKSKVAVLADGKTALTAFLPNDRAFQLLVKDITKSKRLPGEKKAFTAVAGLGIDTVESVLLYHVVPGATVTKKAALKSDKAKLATAAGSKIKVDVYGPRWHKRIALIDADRTDRNPRVNRFDINKGNRQIAHGIDRVLRPIDLP
- a CDS encoding WD40 repeat domain-containing protein, yielding MTTNQDRRAGWSVAVALVGLLAFTATAAHAQPRTTSAGQADTARSRSVVPGASGQIAVRPDGKVFATVSKETVRQWKTANGHRGGPVLAVDAGPINSIAYSADGQLLAVAGNREVSLWDPTTGQQARPPLTEHTGPVRSVAFSPAGLLMATASDDGSVRVWDATTGDLLRTLTGHPGGVRFVVFSPDGERLASAGAGDDNTVRLWWAGTGLPIGSPLRVTPGPVYAVTFNPTGRLLAASGGGRTVRVWNAATGAPVGKSLTSSTAPVYALTYSRGGRMLATSSGGNNTVQLWNMATRKAATEPLTGHTGPVRAMRFDPSGKLLVTGSDDGSVRVWNATTGNQKGKALLGHTGAVWAVRVTPDGKRLISAGADNKARIWRIKAKPAA
- a CDS encoding NYN domain-containing protein → MGHVRAALYLDFDNVFGGLYRLDPEAAVQFASDPGGWLRRMSVTATSEAPRRWLVLRCYLNPAGWVHHTDAAGEQTRLFFSKFRPWFVRAGFDVIDCPRYSGTKNAADIRIVVDAVDALSADTRYDEFVIASGDSDMTPLLQRLRRSDRRTMIVSPADAAEAFTSIADHVLDSQQLLELVQGEPVELDEEFPVDTAQGGEAYETFREVVSAEYTAATEPLNMASLAARVRTQLGQSITDSNWFGFGSFARAVAGLKLPELRMSQLFLWDETRHDAPEPGATTVQGPAQPEPVERLAAQLDLPRLPQKWWPAIYETLAAYVESHRFNLTQCTSWSRDRLRDQGVPVSRGAVAFVVRGSAFGGCPLFRLPPPTAAEIGAAFVDNVLSRAESIDMTFTDEESTTVRGWLLDK
- a CDS encoding glycoside hydrolase family 19 protein; its protein translation is MKRRRLVTLLAALALGVVGAVAPMTASQAAAACVTPYNNSAVYTGGMTASYNGRNWTAKWWTQGEAPSTGGSNVWQDNGACDGNSGGGGGTPNCNYPNWVAGQYYAAGAIVRYTNGQYYQASHENPGYDPVISTWYWSPYTCSGGGGGGNNGGGFVVSEAQFNSMFPGRNGFYTYAGLVDAMRKFPAFATSGSDTVKKQEAAAFLANVGHETGGLVYIDEINQANWPHYCDWSQPYGCPAGQSAYHGRGPIQLSWNFNYYAAGNALGVDLLNNPNLVATNSSISWQTGLWYWMTGTGAAGTTSHNAMVNGNGFGTTIRAINSIECNGANPAQVQSRVNNYTRFAGLLGVPTGGNLTC
- a CDS encoding helix-turn-helix domain-containing protein, with amino-acid sequence MESAERPETRLARRLRALRHQHWPGLRITQQQVAEALGGGAPLSLSLISSWESTHKPVVPPVHRLAQYALFFASRRTVESKPARLLDEHALTEEERVMREGLHTELLSLRSFDDAPDEAGAYGSRQVTLAGPGDDTIGGGTWFFPDQRPIIIVGGSLPKRFRERMPYTDVKDPDYVRSFSLADLDALIELHGHIRAVNPAAEVRILKSEEMGEDDFTSHLVLIGGVDFNSVNRDVTQRLDLPIRQQMRPSDSDSGFFSAADGTTFEPVLDQGNGSLIEDVAYFFRGKSPYNARRTVTLCNGQYGRGTYGAVRALTDARFRDRNEEFVRNRFSGAQAFSILMRVRINPNGAAVTPDWTQAENRLHEWPADGEA
- a CDS encoding MFS transporter; translation: MSLVFALSGATQASWMSRLPPVLEQTQANFVRFGAALVMLGLGTLTAMLLTGAACDRFGSRRVLAFGFAVTLVSLLAIALSRSTPVLAMTLLVMGIGSGAWDAGMNVQGHAVETRLDKHLMSRFHGWWSVGSMTGAGLGLAAARFSVPLLPHLAVAATLAAVLCALSLRSFGEDVVGRLEEPRTRQRWPLRRLLPIGVLIFCGAIVEGAAGDWLAVFLNQERGLSHTGAALGYTLFVTAMAAGRLFAERPHRHIGATGVVRTGAIAAGISIVLVVFADAGPWAFIGALGWGVGICWVFPAALSAAGDAATSSAVAGMTAVGYSASVFGPLGIGWLAHATGLGAAMLTLLPLALLVALLAPALTGADPTD